In Deltaproteobacteria bacterium, a single window of DNA contains:
- a CDS encoding ABC transporter ATP-binding protein, which yields MTEEIVLKGDEITLSFGGITALLYVSFEVKRGEIFSIIGPNGAGKSSLYNVINGFYRPQKGKVILKDKEITHLRPYQIARLGIARSFQNIELFKHMTVLENLMLGRHIHIKYGLLKSMFYFGPCVREEVQHRKRVEDIIDFLEIEHIRKKHVGTLPYGLQKRVEMARALCLEPEVLLLDEPMAGMNLEETEDMARFIIDVNIERGVTVLLIEHDMGVVMDLSDRIMVLDFGEKIAEGTPAEVQQNAIVAKAYLGEADGAFMGR from the coding sequence ATTACGGAGGAAATTGTCCTGAAGGGCGATGAGATCACCTTGAGCTTTGGTGGGATAACGGCCCTTTTGTATGTGAGTTTCGAGGTAAAAAGGGGCGAAATTTTTTCCATTATCGGCCCCAACGGCGCGGGTAAAAGCAGCCTGTACAACGTCATCAACGGTTTTTACCGCCCCCAAAAGGGGAAAGTGATTCTTAAGGACAAGGAAATAACACACCTCCGGCCTTATCAGATCGCCCGCCTGGGCATCGCCCGCAGTTTTCAGAATATTGAACTTTTCAAACACATGACCGTCCTGGAAAATCTAATGTTGGGACGCCATATCCATATTAAATACGGTCTTTTAAAATCAATGTTTTATTTCGGCCCCTGTGTGCGGGAAGAGGTGCAGCATCGGAAGCGGGTGGAGGATATCATTGATTTCCTCGAGATTGAGCATATCCGGAAAAAGCATGTCGGAACGTTGCCCTACGGACTCCAGAAACGGGTCGAAATGGCGCGGGCGCTGTGCCTCGAACCGGAGGTGCTGCTGCTGGATGAACCCATGGCGGGCATGAACCTCGAAGAAACCGAGGATATGGCCCGGTTTATCATTGATGTCAATATTGAGCGGGGCGTGACCGTCCTGCTCATCGAACATGACATGGGCGTCGTCATGGATCTCTCCGACAGAATCATGGTCCTGGATTTCGGCGAGAAGATCGCCGAAGGCACGCCTGCTGAGGTTCAGCAAAATGCTATTGTCGCCAAGGCCTATCTGGGCGAGGCGGATGGCGCATTTATGGGAAGATAA
- a CDS encoding CBS domain-containing protein codes for MQVKDRMTPNPVTATEDSSFQDALHMMKEKKICRLPVVDKHGRLVGLITNKDLFAASPSSATSLSVFEVHYLLSKMQIKSLMKKRLITVGDDCPLEEAARIMIDNDIGSLPVLKDNRMVGIITDADIFKSFVEILGGREPGLRLTLDVTEGKGALAAIANEIAREDGFIISLATFSGKDASDRIITVKVSGAPKEGLLKGLESNSVKVLNAIEFTSRIRPVIRTNGSCRLIRYRHPGEGRRTDIVPAKADIHNNKMASAIGFHRGDAPSENNYRT; via the coding sequence ATGCAAGTCAAAGATCGTATGACCCCCAACCCCGTTACTGCTACCGAGGATTCCTCTTTCCAGGACGCATTGCACATGATGAAGGAGAAGAAAATCTGCCGTTTGCCTGTTGTTGACAAGCATGGACGCCTGGTCGGCCTTATTACCAATAAGGATTTGTTCGCCGCCTCGCCTTCGTCGGCCACGAGCCTCAGCGTCTTTGAAGTGCATTATCTGCTCTCCAAGATGCAAATAAAGAGCCTGATGAAGAAGCGGCTGATTACCGTCGGTGACGACTGTCCCTTGGAAGAGGCGGCCCGCATCATGATTGATAACGATATCGGCAGTTTGCCTGTCCTGAAAGATAACCGGATGGTCGGCATCATCACCGATGCGGATATCTTCAAAAGCTTCGTGGAGATTTTGGGAGGGCGTGAGCCGGGTCTCCGCCTGACCTTGGATGTGACAGAGGGTAAGGGGGCTCTGGCTGCCATCGCCAACGAGATCGCCCGGGAAGACGGCTTTATTATCAGCCTGGCCACCTTCAGCGGCAAGGATGCCAGCGATCGCATCATCACGGTAAAGGTAAGCGGCGCCCCGAAAGAGGGTTTGCTCAAAGGCCTGGAGTCTAACAGCGTCAAGGTGTTGAACGCCATAGAATTCACTTCAAGAATCAGACCAGTCATCAGAACGAACGGTAGCTGCAGGCTAATCCGATACCGACACCCCGGCGAAGGCCGGAGAACAGACATCGTCCCGGCGAAGGCCGATATCCATAACAACAAAATGGCTTCCGCAATCGGTTTTCACCGGGGTGACGCACCGAGTGAAAATAACTATAGAACCTGA
- a CDS encoding septal ring lytic transglycosylase RlpA family protein has protein sequence MAARIFLRKAMCWLVVFLCIISISRPEKGGCLTPAQVPQHTPPNVSGEVIAGWYGREHHNKLTASGQRFDMHKNTPAHRTLPLGTKVRLVNPDNGKSAEGIVNDRGPYIKGRDVDVSYAMARQLGFVKMGVMKLYIEKI, from the coding sequence ATGGCAGCAAGGATTTTTCTGAGAAAAGCAATGTGTTGGCTGGTAGTTTTTCTGTGTATCATCTCCATATCCCGGCCAGAAAAAGGCGGATGTCTAACACCCGCCCAGGTCCCCCAACATACCCCTCCAAACGTGAGCGGGGAAGTGATCGCCGGCTGGTATGGACGGGAACATCATAATAAGTTGACAGCCAGCGGGCAGAGGTTCGACATGCACAAAAACACCCCTGCACACAGGACATTGCCCCTAGGGACCAAGGTCCGGCTTGTCAACCCCGATAACGGCAAGTCCGCCGAAGGGATTGTCAATGACCGAGGACCCTATATCAAAGGCCGGGATGTGGATGTCTCCTATGCGATGGCCAGGCAACTCGGCTTCGTCAAAATGGGGGTCATGAAGCTCTACATAGAAAAAATATAG
- a CDS encoding LapA family protein — translation MNFKIILIVIVACLALVFTTQNMAAVTVSIFFWEISLSLALLIFFTLAVGFIVGWFLHSFLAYRKDKKEMAEIQADLRTSKQ, via the coding sequence ATGAATTTTAAGATTATCCTGATAGTAATTGTTGCCTGCCTTGCCCTCGTTTTCACTACTCAAAATATGGCCGCCGTTACGGTAAGTATTTTCTTCTGGGAAATTTCATTATCACTTGCACTCTTGATTTTCTTTACTCTGGCTGTTGGTTTTATCGTCGGATGGTTTCTGCACAGCTTTCTGGCGTATCGTAAAGACAAGAAGGAAATGGCCGAGATTCAAGCCGATTTGCGAACCAGCAAGCAATAG
- a CDS encoding NlpC/P60 family protein, which produces MILWRSWPGKSSIIYSVLPVCLLLLMAGCATRSTSYSQPSEVKGKELARMAYTIQAGAFAKVENAARLTEVLRGQGVDATYFAAEKGLYKVRIGNFPTRTVAQNKAESLKQAGIIQEYYIVSPGEYAVSRKGSSRAELGEELVKTARNFIDVPYLWGGTSAEEGFDCSGLTMTVYQLNGLDLPRTSLSQIEMGRPVTRDHLAKGDLVFFHTRDGEKVSHVGIYAGDDLFIHAPGRGKKIRQDSLSGRYYRERFAGARSYIQNF; this is translated from the coding sequence GGCCCGGTAAGTCCTCAATTATTTACAGTGTTTTGCCGGTGTGCCTGCTTTTGCTGATGGCCGGATGCGCCACAAGGAGTACCTCCTACAGTCAGCCCTCCGAAGTCAAGGGTAAGGAACTGGCCCGGATGGCCTATACCATTCAGGCCGGCGCCTTTGCGAAGGTGGAAAATGCCGCCCGCCTGACGGAAGTCCTGCGTGGTCAGGGTGTGGACGCCACCTATTTTGCCGCCGAGAAGGGCCTCTATAAGGTGCGTATCGGCAATTTTCCCACCCGCACCGTAGCCCAAAACAAGGCCGAATCACTCAAGCAAGCGGGTATAATCCAGGAATATTATATCGTCAGCCCCGGCGAATATGCGGTGTCCAGAAAAGGTTCCAGCCGCGCTGAGCTCGGGGAAGAACTCGTCAAAACGGCGCGGAACTTTATTGATGTGCCGTACCTCTGGGGTGGAACAAGCGCTGAGGAAGGTTTTGATTGCAGCGGTTTAACGATGACCGTATATCAGTTGAATGGTCTCGATCTGCCCCGTACCTCGCTTTCGCAAATCGAGATGGGCCGCCCCGTGACACGGGACCATTTAGCGAAGGGCGATCTGGTATTTTTCCACACCCGAGATGGCGAAAAGGTCTCGCACGTGGGCATCTACGCCGGCGATGACCTATTCATCCATGCCCCCGGAAGGGGTAAAAAAATCCGCCAGGATTCCCTGTCCGGGCGGTATTATCGGGAACGTTTTGCGGGCGCGCGATCTTATATTCAGAACTTCTAA